The Girardinichthys multiradiatus isolate DD_20200921_A chromosome 9, DD_fGirMul_XY1, whole genome shotgun sequence genome segment TATGGAGTGGCATCAAAAAAATCAAGCTCACAGAGCAAGCTGAGTCTATTTATGACACTGATGGACTCTTTAGAGTGGGAGGTCAGTTAAGAAGAGCACAGCTGACTTGAAACACATCATCTACTCATTCCAGGAAGACACCAGGTGACAGAGCTAATAGTTGGATACTTCCATTAACCACCACCAGGGCAGACATGTCATTAAGGGTTTATTTTAGAGCAGTTGGagtttggattgtgggaggaaaaAGAGTCGTGAGCAGCACAAACTTCAAGTGCATTACATGCCACAGGCATAGAGCCAAGTAAGAAGCGCAGACCATGGCCATCCTGCCTGGGGACAGATTATGCACAGACCCTCCTTCCAAATGTGTGGGTCTGGATGTGTTTAGCCCATGGTCTGTCACAGCAAGGTAAACAAGGGAAGGTCATGCAGAGACCAAAAGATGAGAGGTCATATTCACTTGCATGACCAAACCTGCTATACATATTGAAACCATAGAATCAATGGGCACGCCATCTTTCATCAACACTTTGCACCAGTTCTTTGCTATCAGGGGTACTATGAAACAGCTTAGGTTTGATTGTGGGACCAATGTTGTGAGTGCCTGCAAAGAGCTACAAATTGACAGAAGGGGTGTCACAAGAAGATCATTGATGCATACCTTGTGGTCAGTGGTTGTCAGTGGCAGTTTAATTCTCCTCATACGTCACAGATGGCTGGTTCCTGTGAACGCATGATTGGAGTTGTCTATTTGGTTTTGTTCTATTGAGCCATTGCCTATcatgtacagtactgtgcaaaagtcttagACAGGTGTGAAAAAAGGCTGTAAACAAAgcatgctttcagaaatataaatgattgtttatttttatcaatttacaaaatgctaagtgagcgaacccaaacatacagccaaagtcattaagaactatcttcagtgtaaagaagaacaagaattactggaagtgatggccccaacagagccctgatctcaacattaTCGAGTGTGTCtaggattacatgaagagacagaaggatgtgagaaagcctacatccactgaagatctgtggttagttctccaagatgtttgggaCAACCTAGCAGTGGAGTTCTTTCAAAAACAGCGTGCAAGtgtagaagaattgatgctgttttgaaggcaaagggtggtcacaccaaatattgatttgattcagatttctcttttgtttattcactgcattttattgattgatgaaaataaattattaacatttttgaaagaaTTCTTCATTTGCAGcactttttcacacctgccaaGAACTTGCGCACAGtagtatatataaatatatatatatatatatatacagacacACACTACTAGGATGTtttacattcttcaataggtgtATCAATAAATTGGTAATTAAAAAGGTAAACGTAAAAGATTTTGGAAGAgatatttctgaatttattcaCTAGAGACTGTGGATTTATCATAATGGTCTAActcacactgtttttttttagaatctCTAACCTACTTTGCTGCAATTCGAAATATTCTCAAGCATTATTCCAACAAGTTTTTTAAAGACAGAGGaggaaaagtaatgaaatacattattttagatTCAGAATGAAGAAGAATCTGCTTTCCATTGGCAAAATGTGTGAATGTTTCATGCAAGATTCTAACACTACAGACTGGGAAAAAGAGGTAGTGAGACAAGCTGATTTTTTTCAATGTGATATTCATTTATAAGCCCAGGTCACAGTTCTCATGGTCATGGATTTCTTTTAACTGAACtttatgttatatttttttttacttattagtaacaaaaagcaaaaccattacatttttaatatacaATTTTATCTGTGTTCCTTTAGCATTTAAAGGTCAGAGCCTGCAGTTAAAAAAAGCTAGTCagtataaaatacaaaactaaatctttaaacaatgttaaatggGTAGATTAATGTGACATGTAGCTTAGAAgctgtttcagttgtttttaataatataCTTCATCCAGTCATTGCTGTCGGGTATCTTTGTGTACTTATACAGAGTAGAACCATCAGTTGCTATGCTTGCAGACACCACTCCATAAGCCGTTCCATCTTGACAGACTAACGGACCTCCAGAGTCTCCCTATAAGCACATGCACAGAATATCGGGACTGTTTAAGGCAAACATTGAAGGTAAAATTTCTTTTGAacgaataattttttttctctactaaaaaaaataaagaaaataaaaatacctcACTCGGTCCCTTCTCTCCTTCAGAGCAGTACACATTTTCTTTGATACACAACTCATTATTGATAAGTGTGACTCTGGCTTCCATGAGTGTAGAAGACAAATGACTGGCCTCCCTAGATATCGGTCCCCAACCGCAGACTGTGCACAAATTTGGCAGTGAGTTACCTTGCTTCTCTGCCAGAACAATAGGTTTCACTTTTTTGCTCCACTTTGCCTTGGAGgacaactaaagaaaaaaaaaaaaatggagatAGTATTTAAAAGAAAGCAGACATTAATATGTACAGtatttattttcacatattTAGTACACGTTAAAAACTACTAAGAAACAGCAATTACAAATAAAGAAACCAACACAGCCATGTTTTTGCTATTTGTTATAATGATTTTAGATAaatgttagttattttacctTGAGCAGCATTATGTCATTTGTGTAATCAGTTTCATTGTAGTACTCATGTGGAAAAGCCTGCTTCACATGCAGACGTAAATGATGGTTTTCACTGTATTTGTGTAACCCAAGAAAAACTTCATAGGATctaaaagaaagaaagtgtATAAACTTATGTTTTTCATCTGTCTGAAGCCATGAAGTAGgcttcattttaataaaaaaaacatgatcatGTCAAACTGACTTGGCCTGGCAGTGGGCTGCAGTCATCACAAAATCTTCATTAATAAGGAATCCGCCACAGTATTTTGTTTGCCCATTCTGAACCGTCCTCTTCAAAAGCACCATGTATGGCCTGCTGTGTGCCTCAGCCTCGTGGCCTCCTATCACTTTTCCTGCATGAACTGTGACATTTTTGTGGTAAAATATGGTAATGGCAATGACAAtgacatacattttaaaagctgataaatatgaagaaaaactCATGTAACAAAGactaaaaatgcaataaaacttTGATGCAATTTACATTTAGAGACTAGGATAGAGACTCACCTTGACTTTGAAAGGTCAGCACCAGCATCAGTACAGCCAGGTTACAGTAGATCAACATGATGAGATCACAATCCAGTGGAGCTGCTGATGAGGAGTGGCAGCATCTCTGAAAAAGCCATTTTTATATGCTTGCTTCAGATGGAGAAAAATAGATAAGCTGCATATGCAAATCTTGTGGCTTTGGACCAGAAATCTGTGTCActttgtaaaactttttttttttctgcacaggGAGCAGAACCTGAAGATGTGCAGTGTTTCTGTTTGAGTCGAATAACTTTGTTGTTTGGGTTACAAACAACAGAACATTTCAAGGACATATCACACCTTATGCCCCTTAATCGTTAAAGCATGTGTCTAAGATTAGATACTAATAATTGTAACCATATAAGCAATATTGTTTTGCCTATTTTATTAGTAGGTACATGTTTAGCCAGGTGCTCTGACTGAAGTGGTCTCATTAAGTAATTCTGCCTAAAGAACTCTAAAGTCTGCAAACTTGAGAATTCATCTGGAATAGGGTTTAAAACGAATGGTCTCATTGTAAGTAAAACCACTgagtattaaattaaatattaagtgaCTGCCAATGGAATAGCAATCCTGAAAGTCTACAACAATTAGAGTTTGGTTTATTGCAAAAAGTACATGTTTTTAAAGCCACGAGAGCATCTATTATAAAATCTCGAAATAAACTCCTGTCTCATGGTACAATGCCATGACTGCAATATTTGTTGCTTGGGGAGAATCAGGTCAGAATGTCCTACAGTAACTAAACAAGAAGTATCAGTTGTTAATGTCACAGTTCAACACTGAAAACAGGGAGAGGAGGATAAGCAGGAAGCTGCAGAAGCCCTCGTGACTGGCCAAAACAGGGCAATTATCAGACATCTGTTGGAGCAGCAGTTATTTTCCCAGAAATGTCTGGAAAATTCTAGCTTACAACTGgagattatctttgtctgaatGCACCCTGAAACAGTCAGCATCCATGTGCAGTCAGAGAGCAACATGACAATTTTCTGTCATGAAGAATTTGCTAGGCTAAAGCCTTTTGACTAGAGCAAGAGtacccattttacaatcaacATCTCACCACAGTAGACATGATTTGTAAAAAAGCTTGCTGATGCTAATTTTGCCATGTGCTAAGAGATAAGAGACCAACCGTTTTCACGAAGTTGAATTTTGAACGTTGCTTTTAGTCAGTGATCATCATTCTGCTTTGACAGAAGACAAGCTGTTCTACTAGATGTTTCAACCTCATTAGAAACAGGATATATATTTTGTTGCATAGGAAACATTGCAGGCATTTTCATGAAAGCATTTCTGCAGGTACTTTGATGAGGAGACACAGATGACATGAAGGTTTTGTGGTACACAGATCCTCCTTCATATCTGATAAACCAAAAAACAGGAAGACATGTTTCTGAGAAATATCAGAATGGGTTCCTATCTTTAGGCCTCTTCCTACAAGCAACCATTGCACAACCTTTTTCTGTGATGAACTATTTGGTGGGACATAAAAGCTTTTAACACATAGACACATAAATACGCAGTGtatttatgtgtatttatttaatcaaatcatTCTCAGAACAGACTAGGTTTGTAAAGTAAAATGCATAATAGACAGACATGTTCTGCTATGTAAATCTGCATGTTATTAACTAGGATGTTCATATATGAATTGTTTTCTTTGGGATTGCTTAAAGCCAAATATTTATGACACCATTCATTTTCAATACCCACCCAATGTAGGGTTGAGATGGGACCAGAAGCCTCAAATACTAAGATGTTGACAATTTCTAAGGAAAAGTTTGGATGTATCAAAAATGAACTGACTGCAAAAATATGCGTAGCTCATTTTTGAGCTACACCTAATCTTTGATTTGGACTGTCAAACCTCTGGTTCATACTTctaagaagtggactgatgagtcaaagtAGATGTTACTggcctgctttgactgcacgGATAgggctgtttttgaaacttaagCCACTGATTTCAAGTGCTTGGAGCGCTGATCAATGAGGATCTGTGCGCTTCCCGTATCCATTCAGCGACTGACCAGTTCCTTAGAAAGAACCCATCCATTGAATGCAGCCGAACAAGCCAACACTGACACAGGCTGCACCAAGAGACTGGTTTTCTGTGGTCAACTGCATATACACTACGgctcaaaagttttagaacgcctttctcactcaatggttttctttatatgtatgactatttacattgtacgtagattctcactgaaggcatcaaaaccgtgaatgaacacatattcAATTATGTAACGAACAAGAAATTGTAAAGGAACTCTAAATatgatttatattttagattctttaaagcaGCCAcactttgctgtgatgactgaaatattaacctttttctcaatgaacctctgggaatttctttcaagactctctgTAAAGCCATTTCacgtgaccacctcatgaagctcagggcgagaatgccaagagagcaaagcagtcatcaaagcaaagtgtggctattttgaagaatctcaaatacaaaaatgtttagttatttcacagtttttgtttaatgtataattccatgtgtgttcattcatagttttgttgcctttagtgagaatctacaatttaaataggcATGAAAATAAGGGTACCCATTAACCTCTTAAGCCTGCTAGGTCACGCCCATTTTTGGCGGTCTATAAAACTAGGTAAAACAccaccaattttttttttcttaaatatattgcaagaggaggctttaatcTTCAAAAAACAATTCCCCAAATTAGTTTTGAACAAATActttttagttttacagcatcTTAAACACAGGCCATGACATTTTAAGATCCCTCAGACATTGCTGACTCTGTAAACTAAACGGTacaaaaagcacctttctcatTGCAGCACCCACACATGTCTCATATCACAACAAACTAGAGACACTCACCTTTCTAATAAGACATAAACATTCTTTCAAGCACCTTCTCTGGTGATGTAATTTGCTTGCACATTACAGTCTGCTGGTTGCTGTCCGCCGGCTACTAGCTTGCACGCTACTCAGTTAGCTTCCAGTTATGTTTGcaactgtacattttgatgacacacagggtaaatgtcataaccaaaggctatgtcatatgcagaaggactcctacagtggaaatcagcacttttatttgaccagattcccttttgttttatttttatgatgtgaaaaacacatttgggaaaGTTTTGTCACCCTTTGCCTAACTGCCATTTCCGCCTGGCACATTGCCCTCTAAAACGTTTGTGGAACATATATACTTCAACTTCAGTCTGCAGTTATAGTGAAGATGTGGATGAATGCATCCTGGGGGTTCTCCTAGGAATTTCAAAGGATTTCCAtcgtgttttgcaatgttcatttagaaaaaacttttgGCGAGGCtcaaacattattattttttttgtttaatcacaaataaatcagacatagtaacagttacaatagtggTACCActggaaaattattattttatgtcttacctttacatacagtacagaccaaaagtttggacacaccttctcattcaaagacttttctttattttcatgactatgaatattgtagcttcacactgaaggcatcaaaactatgaattaacacatgtggaattatatactgaacaaaaaagtgtgaaacaactgaaaatatgtcttatattctaggttcttcaaagtagccaccttttgctttgattactgctccgcacactcttggcattctgttgatgagcttcaagaggtagtcacttgaaatggttttccaacagtcttgaaggagttcccagagatgcttagcacttgttggaccTTTTGCCTTCAGTCTGCGGTCcggctcaccccaaaccatctcaattgggttcaggtccagtgactgcggaggccaggtcatctggcgcagcaccccatcactctccttcttggtcaaatagcccttacacagcctggaggtgtggttggggtcattgtcctgttgaaaaataaatgatggtccaactaaacgcaaaccggatggaatagcatgccgctgcaagatgctgtggttgCCATGcaggttcagtatgccttcaagtttgaataaatccccaacagtgtcaccagcaaagcacccccacaccatcacacctcctccatgcttcacggtgggaaccaggcatttagagtccatccgttcacctcttctgcaccgcacaaagacacggtggttggaaccaaagatctcaaacttggactcatcagaccaaagcacagatttccattggtctaatgtccattccttgtgttctttagcccaaacaagtctcttctgcttgttgcctgtcctcagcagtggtttcctagcagctattttaccatgaaggcctgattcactctgtctcctcttaacagttgttctagagatctgtctgctgctagaactctgtgtggcattgacctgttctctaatctgagctgctcttaacttgcgatttctgaggctggtgactcagatgaacttatcgcccacagcagaggtgactcttggtcttcctttcctagggcggtcctcatgtgagccagtttctttgtagcgcttgatggtttttgcgactgcacttggggacacttttaaagttttcccaattgttcggactgacagacattcatttcttaaagtaatgatggccactcgtttttctttacttagctgcttttttcttgccataatacaaattctaacagtaggactatcagctgtgtactgtatccaccttctGCATAACACAACTGACGGTCCCAagcccatttataaggcttgaaatcccacttactAAACCTGACAggtcacacctgtgaagtgaaaaccattttaggtgactacctcttgaagctcatcaacagaatgccaagagtgtgcggagcagtaatcaaagccaaaggtggctactttgaagaacctagaatataagacatattttcagttgtttcacacttttttgttcagtatataattccacatgtgttaattcatagttttgatgccttcagtgtgtagctacaatattcatagtcatgaaaataaagaaaactctttgaatgagaaggtgtgtccaaacgtttgttCTGTACTGTaggtaccaaaagtttgcatgtaggccataTAACTGTGAAGCTATACTTGTTTATTTAAAGTATCtaatttcaggtggaaattACTCTAAAACCctttagggcttaacaggttaagtgagaaagtgtatctaaaaatGTTCACCGGTAATGTATTAGTATAAAAGCGCCATTATAGGAAAAAGATGTTTATATGAGCAGGTGAGATTTtcattaatatatttaaacCTTCTTTTGTGATGCAAAAAAGCAAATCAGGCTCCAGCCAGCCATGTTGGTGCCCTAGGGAAGATAATGAATCCAACATTCTGTTCaaacgtcagtcagtcagtcagtcagtcagtcagtcagtcattttctaccgcttattccattggaataggagctggtgcctatctccagcagtctatgggcgaaaggcagggtacaccctggacaggtcgctagtcCATCGCAGCTGTTCAAACATATTAACTCCATATGAACAGTTatgttgtaaaataataaaacttttttctgttttggcaTCAAGAGGATGcaacatataaataataattggCCTGGTATCAAGTAAATATAtgtcatatattttaaaaaacattttattttgtgtagcTTCTTTTTGTGCTGTTCACAGAGAAACTGCCCAACAATTGTatggtgtgaaaaagtgttagCCCCCCTAccagatttcttattttttgtcacacttaagtgtttcatatcatcaaataaattcaaatattagtcaaagacaacacaagtaaaaacaaaatgcagtttttaaattaaggTTTATAATTAAGGGACAAGAAAATCCAAATCTacatggccctgtgtgaaaaagtgattgcAAAACACATACTGCTGCAAACACACAAATGGCAAAGCTTCAGCTGCATTTCTTAACtattaacattttcaaagaGTACTGTGAAGAACTGTTAATCCAGAAGTGGAAGGTGAAAAATCTCACCCTAAACCAGCCAAGTGCCCCacattccttttcttttttttcaaagggAAGTCAAAAGAACATGAAATAGTTCTCCAAAAGCCACTGCGCACTTGCAGAGAGCTTTACAAAGACCTGGAACTAGCAGGGACAATTTTTATCATGAAAACAATGAGTAATGCACTCAACCACAATGACCACTGTGCACACCTACTGCACAAGACTCCACTACAAAGGAAAAAGCATGTTGAAACTGGTTTAAATTTGCCGTAGAAGATTTGGAACAGCCAGTAAAATAGTCAGATGAGGCTGAACTCTTTGAAAGTCATTGCACACACCATGTCTGGAGGCATTAAGGATCTACACATCAACCCAAAAACAGCAGTTCCAAAGTAAAGTTTGAAGGTGGGAACATCTTAGTATGTGCTGTCTGTCAgcatatggtggtggcagagaTCATATAAGAAGAGAGATGAAGAGAGAAATCTACCAGGACATTCTTGATAATGACCTGAAGATGAAACTTCAGGTAACTGTTCAAATGTGGATTTTCAAGCAAAACAATAGTCTCAAACACACAGCCAGGGAAGCCCTTAAATTgtttcaaataaagaaaataaaattgctaCAATGACCTAGTCAATCACTTGGCTTGGATCTGATTAAAAATATATGCGTTTCTTGGAGTGGGACCCCATAATGCAAACATGCAGGTAGAAGCAACTCGGTAAGTGAAAACTTTTAATTGAACAAAAACCTACAGGAGGCAGGAGGTAGCAGATGTAGGCATGACTATGAGCAGGCATTTAAGAACACACGGACATGCACATGCACATGCACATGGACATGCACATGGACATGGACATGCACATGGACATGGACATGCACATGCAGATGCAAGGGGACATGGACAGGCTTGACATGGCAAACAGTACGgaggttagcttccagctaaccctTTGATTCACAGAGTTTCTTCAAacgtcgtcgtcgcccggacgaCTCCTCCTCAATACGATTCTgatgaggttagggtttgggcagagaaagatttaggatgaaatgatctgtttttcattttatgaagtttggttttgtttgtgttgaactcagctatcttggtgctagcaggctatctgctcaccaCGTGCTCAGtcttgtgttctgtgtttgtgtgattttaaagtcaagacaaactttatttaaagggtgattttaaacacaggatATTGGCCATAACGcgtcgtccgcgcttatgcattttaacccttttattaacggtattttaaagatgtgtgtttgattctggtgctaagctatcagcttattttgttagctttaactgctaacaggtaagaacacgtgcttgctgctataGAATATTTACCCaagaaagttgttagttttcaatctagtaaataatatttcgatcTTGTCCTGATACCacatattcacaggacaacccttaacagaccaaaatattatttgataaaatattaaagtattaatattaaatattaaataatatattcagattcatagtcacaacaacgTGGACTGGATGAAGCTTGTCATGGTGGCAGAGGCTgagaaacaaaacataattGGAACTAAACAGAGATACAAAGATGCAATAATACCAAAGGATAAATCTTACAAAAGTAACGGAAGTCAAATGCAACATAAACAGAATAAGTAAGAAAGTAAATCTGaaggaatgaactaaagcactgcctggaaaacataaacataatcaTGATCAGAAGCAAGACCCAACACAATACTCAAACATCAAATCATGACAATATGGAAATAACTGAAGATCAGGAAACATAGAAAATACTTGGGTATTTGCTGACATCTGTTTTGAATTTTATGTCAATGGCTccattagaaatatttaaattgcaAAAAAAGTTAGAATGTTCAGTGTTTATTTTACCTTCTGTGAAAAAACCATCTATTAACAGACTGGCCCATTTCAGAAAGTGGGGTTAGTGAAAACTCAGAGTGAGTTCTGGGGTAAGTATGTGAATACACTGGGTTTTCAGTTTCAGAGAGTCAGATAGCTGTTACCCTGTGTCAAGTTACCCCTGCAACATACTCCTTGAACCAACCTTGCTCGGTAGCAGGGTTTATTGAAGTAATTCTGGTTTTGTCTACTTGTTAGCTGAGGCCTGGCACAAGGAAAGTGTAAAAATGGCATGATCTTTTCTGGAGGAGCCTGTGGATGTTCAACAGCAAATACTCCACAGAAATCTCCTCCAGGAGAGGGTGATTAGAATTATCTCATTCTCGTACtcatcatcttccgcttatccgggaccgggtcgcgggggcagcagactcagcagacacacccagacgtccctctccccagacacctcctccagctcctccggggggagcccaaggcgttcctaggccagccgagagacatagtccctccagcgtgtcctgggccgtcccctgggcatcCTCCCGGTgtgacgtgcctggaacacctccaggggaaggcatccaggaggcatccggtatagatgcccgaaccacctcaactggctcctctcgatttggaggagcagcggctctactccgagcccctcccggaaggccgagctcctcaccctatctctaagggagagcctggccaccctacggagggagctcatttcagccgcttgtatccgggatctcgttctttcggtcatgacccaaagttcatggccataggtgagggtaggaacgtagaccgaccggtaaatcaagagcttcactttttggctaagctctctcttcaccacaacggaccagcacagcgcccccattactgcagcagccgcactgatttgtctgtcgatctcctgctccattcttccctcactcgtgaagaagactccaagatacttaaactcctccacttgaggcaggaactaccctccaacctgaagaggacaagccacccatggcctcggacttggaggagctgattctcatcccagccgcttcacacttggctgcgaaccgccccagcgcatgctgtacgtcttggctag includes the following:
- the LOC124874430 gene encoding granzyme G-like, whose amino-acid sequence is MLIYCNLAVLMLVLTFQSQVHAGKVIGGHEAEAHSRPYMVLLKRTVQNGQTKYCGGFLINEDFVMTAAHCQAKSYEVFLGLHKYSENHHLRLHVKQAFPHEYYNETDYTNDIMLLKLSSKAKWSKKVKPIVLAEKQGNSLPNLCTVCGWGPISREASHLSSTLMEARVTLINNELCIKENVYCSEGEKGPSEGDSGGPLVCQDGTAYGVVSASIATDGSTLYKYTKIPDSNDWMKYIIKNN